The proteins below come from a single Aptenodytes patagonicus chromosome 2, bAptPat1.pri.cur, whole genome shotgun sequence genomic window:
- the RBBP8 gene encoding DNA endonuclease RBBP8 isoform X1 — translation MNASGGSCGSPSSAEPSGDFFKELWSKLKECHDKEVQGLQLKISKLKKDRCLDAERLEEFYTKNQQLREQQKALHDTIKVLEDRLRAGLCDRCAVTEEHMRKKQQEFENIRQQNLKLITELMNEKNNLQDENKKITEQFQQLQKELEERKQQVVELEGGVIPDSPVLTTSFSVVNRMRRKKENRHVRYTEHTHPDLELAESDSEFGKIPLYSTQVNSHHGEEILVADTCDPQLSPVPNKPRMGGYPVPKPSFNLAAVVAETIGLAVQEESESQSILSLPCTNTVMSQTPESMQSEDSRKHPACESRNDDNNLGLSDPSQNTPPHVDWDSQVASPVFGASSSMKNNSSTSHAACILDSGLKPNLKTNLFNNPSSSRSHKSRPKSEDVAFVAPLNLGTEINSVISQASINRQMVVKKNTNEAVTCVGNTCAAKNELIKSDFLLVHQRQLESRCAKRKKAEDEHAISCEKTSFNKENSMPFRSDVQHINGEHTVDKPLDLSDRFSGVRCQEKKQGSEETCKNRLKQVTLHDIFSQLGKPIPEGSSSIQNANNESSLFGRDLQEESYGQEAMLEKTFPDKKNQIQMKEEVPPFKIAPMPSSPETEQLFDDVEVVSGHVPHRKKTRTGHGESEPASVLQPNPCRLSKNKALQNEQDPKDKPSLENLQWCIDPGADLSQYKMDVTVIDTKGGSQSRVGGEVVDMDYTYVSESVLLKMKNQEQNQESSPRGEKKKNDTLAEMFDRTTYEEYESCLPEDSPSACDQKETLHDEEQDKGITAASKKLKKHEDKQDKAKQKAFVEPYLKSDERKNTVLDFPHIEVIRKKEERKKLLGHTCKECEIYYADIPEEEREKKLASCSRHRFRYIPPNTPENFWEVGFPSTQTCMERGYIKEDLAPCQRPKRRQPYAVMFSPKGKEQKT, via the exons atgaatGCATCTGGAGGAAGCTGTGGGAGCCCTAGTTCTGCAGAACCTAGTGGAGATTTCTTCAAGGAATTGTGGTCCAAACTGAAAGAATGTCATGATAAAGAAGTGCAAG GCTTACAGCTGAAAATATCTAAGTTGAAAAAGGACAGATGTTT GGATGCAGAGAGGCTTGAAGAGTTTTATACCAAGAACCAGCAGCTCAGAGAACAGCAAAAAGCACTTCATGACACTATCAAGGTTTTAGAAGACAG ATTAAGAGCGGGATTATGTGATCGCTGTGCTGTAACCGAAGAACAtatgagaaagaagcagcaagagTTTGAAAATATCCGGCAGCAGAATCTTAAACTTATCACTGAGCTTA tgaatgaaaaaaacaacttacaggatgaaaataaaaagataactGAACAGTTCCAGCAATTACAGAAGGAGTTAGA GGAGCGAAAGCAACAAGTGGTGGAATTAGAAGGAGGAGTCATTCCAGATTCTCCAGTTCTGACTACTTCTTTTTCTGTGGTTAATcgtatgagaagaaaaaaagagaataggCATGTCCGATACACAGAACATACGCACCCAGATTTGGAACTTGCAGAAAGCGACAGTG AGTTTGGAAAAATTCCGCTGTATTCCACACAAGTGAACAGTCACCATGGAGAAGAGATACTAGTGGCAGACACCTGTGATCCACAACTATCCCCTGTACCAA ATAAACCAAGGATGGGAGGCTATCCTGTTCCAAAGCCATCTTTTAACTTGGCTGCAGTCGTGGCAGAAACAATTGGACTTGCTGTTCAAGAGGAATCT GAGTCCCAGAGTATACTGAGTCTTCCCTGCACTAATACTGTTATGAGCCAGACCCCAGAGAGCATGCAGTCTGAAGACTCAAGAAAACATCCAGCTTGTGAATCAAGAAATGATGACAACAATTTAGG TCTTTCAGATCCATCTCAGAACACTCCACCACATGTTGACTGGGATTCTCAGGTAGCCTCTCCTGTTTTTGGAGCTTCTAGCAGTATGAAGAACAACTCAAGTACAAGTCATGCCGCTTGTATTTTAGATTCAGGATTGAAGCCTAATCTCAAAACCAACCTCTTCAACAATCCTTCCAGTTCCAGATCTCATAAAAGTAGACCAAAATCTGAAGATGTTGCTTTTGTTGCACCACTGAATCTCGGAACTGAAATCAACTCAGTTATCAGCCAGGCCTCTATCAATAGGCAAATGGTTGTGAAAAAGAATACTAATGAGGCTGTAACCTGTGTTGGAAACACTTGTGCAGCTAAAAATGAATTGATCAAGAGCGATTTCCTTCTTGTACACCAGAGGCAGCTAGAAAGCAGGTGTGCCAAGAGGAAGAAAGCTGAAGATGAGCATGCAATTAGCTGTGAAAAAACATCCTTCAACAAAGAGAACTCTATGCCCTTTCGATCAGATGTTCAGCATATTAATGGGGAACATACAGTTGATAAGCCCTTGGATCTGTCTGATCGCTTCTCTGGAGTTCGTTgtcaagagaaaaaacaaggaagTGAGGAGACCTGTAAAAATAGACTGAAACAGGTGACTCTGCATGACATTTTTTCACAGCTAGGGAAGCCCATTCCTGAAGGTTCGTCATCCATTCAAAATGCCAACAATGAGAGTTCTTTGTTTGGCAGAGATTTACAAGAGGAATCCTATGGACAAGAGGCAATGCTGGAAAAAACATTCCCCGATAAGAAAAACCAAATCCAAATGAAAGAAGAAGTTCCTCCCTTCAAAATTGCACCAATGCCAAGTTCTCCAGAGACAGAGCAACTTTTTGATGATGTGGAG GTTGTCAGTGGCCATGTACCAcatagaaagaaaacaaggacAGGACATGGAGAGTCTGAACCAGCATCTGTACTTCAACCAAACCCTTGTAGACTAtcaaaaaataaagcactgcAAAATGAGCAAG ACCCGAAAGATAAACCTTCTTTAGAAAACCTCCAGTGGTGCATAGACCCAGGAGCTGACCTTTCACAGTACAAAATGGACGTTACTGTGATTGATACAAAG ggTGGTTCTCAATCAAGAGTCGGAGGGGAAGTTGTTGATATGGATTATACATATGTTAGTGAAAGTgtgctgttaaaaatgaaaaatcaagagCAAAACCAGGAAAGCAGTCcaa gaggagaaaaaaaaaagaatgatacCTTAGCAGAAATGTTTGATCGGACAACCTATGAAGAATATGAATCCTGCCTACCAGAAGACAGTCCTTCTGCATGTGACCAAAAAGAAACTCTTCATGATGAAGAGCAGGATAAGGGAATAACAGCAGCAAGCAAGAAGCTAAAGA AACATGAGGATAAACAAGATAAagccaagcagaaagcttttgtgGAGCCCTATCTCAAAAGTGATGAAAG aaagaatacTGTGTTAGATTTTCCTCATATTGAGGTTATtcgaaaaaaagaagaaagaaaaaaattgcttggCCATACTTGTAAGGAATGTGAAATA TATTATGCAGACATtccagaagaagagagagaaaagaaactaGCTTCCTGTTCAAGACACAGATTTCGATACATTCCTCCAAATACTCCTGAAAACTTCTGGGAGGTGGGATTTCCTTCCACCCAAACTTGTATGGAAAGAG
- the RBBP8 gene encoding DNA endonuclease RBBP8 isoform X2, which translates to MAWLYVVNEQRDAERLEEFYTKNQQLREQQKALHDTIKVLEDRLRAGLCDRCAVTEEHMRKKQQEFENIRQQNLKLITELMNEKNNLQDENKKITEQFQQLQKELEERKQQVVELEGGVIPDSPVLTTSFSVVNRMRRKKENRHVRYTEHTHPDLELAESDSEFGKIPLYSTQVNSHHGEEILVADTCDPQLSPVPNKPRMGGYPVPKPSFNLAAVVAETIGLAVQEESESQSILSLPCTNTVMSQTPESMQSEDSRKHPACESRNDDNNLGLSDPSQNTPPHVDWDSQVASPVFGASSSMKNNSSTSHAACILDSGLKPNLKTNLFNNPSSSRSHKSRPKSEDVAFVAPLNLGTEINSVISQASINRQMVVKKNTNEAVTCVGNTCAAKNELIKSDFLLVHQRQLESRCAKRKKAEDEHAISCEKTSFNKENSMPFRSDVQHINGEHTVDKPLDLSDRFSGVRCQEKKQGSEETCKNRLKQVTLHDIFSQLGKPIPEGSSSIQNANNESSLFGRDLQEESYGQEAMLEKTFPDKKNQIQMKEEVPPFKIAPMPSSPETEQLFDDVEVVSGHVPHRKKTRTGHGESEPASVLQPNPCRLSKNKALQNEQDPKDKPSLENLQWCIDPGADLSQYKMDVTVIDTKGGSQSRVGGEVVDMDYTYVSESVLLKMKNQEQNQESSPRGEKKKNDTLAEMFDRTTYEEYESCLPEDSPSACDQKETLHDEEQDKGITAASKKLKKHEDKQDKAKQKAFVEPYLKSDERKNTVLDFPHIEVIRKKEERKKLLGHTCKECEIYYADIPEEEREKKLASCSRHRFRYIPPNTPENFWEVGFPSTQTCMERGYIKEDLAPCQRPKRRQPYAVMFSPKGKEQKT; encoded by the exons atggcCTGGCTGTACGTGGTTAATGAACAGAG GGATGCAGAGAGGCTTGAAGAGTTTTATACCAAGAACCAGCAGCTCAGAGAACAGCAAAAAGCACTTCATGACACTATCAAGGTTTTAGAAGACAG ATTAAGAGCGGGATTATGTGATCGCTGTGCTGTAACCGAAGAACAtatgagaaagaagcagcaagagTTTGAAAATATCCGGCAGCAGAATCTTAAACTTATCACTGAGCTTA tgaatgaaaaaaacaacttacaggatgaaaataaaaagataactGAACAGTTCCAGCAATTACAGAAGGAGTTAGA GGAGCGAAAGCAACAAGTGGTGGAATTAGAAGGAGGAGTCATTCCAGATTCTCCAGTTCTGACTACTTCTTTTTCTGTGGTTAATcgtatgagaagaaaaaaagagaataggCATGTCCGATACACAGAACATACGCACCCAGATTTGGAACTTGCAGAAAGCGACAGTG AGTTTGGAAAAATTCCGCTGTATTCCACACAAGTGAACAGTCACCATGGAGAAGAGATACTAGTGGCAGACACCTGTGATCCACAACTATCCCCTGTACCAA ATAAACCAAGGATGGGAGGCTATCCTGTTCCAAAGCCATCTTTTAACTTGGCTGCAGTCGTGGCAGAAACAATTGGACTTGCTGTTCAAGAGGAATCT GAGTCCCAGAGTATACTGAGTCTTCCCTGCACTAATACTGTTATGAGCCAGACCCCAGAGAGCATGCAGTCTGAAGACTCAAGAAAACATCCAGCTTGTGAATCAAGAAATGATGACAACAATTTAGG TCTTTCAGATCCATCTCAGAACACTCCACCACATGTTGACTGGGATTCTCAGGTAGCCTCTCCTGTTTTTGGAGCTTCTAGCAGTATGAAGAACAACTCAAGTACAAGTCATGCCGCTTGTATTTTAGATTCAGGATTGAAGCCTAATCTCAAAACCAACCTCTTCAACAATCCTTCCAGTTCCAGATCTCATAAAAGTAGACCAAAATCTGAAGATGTTGCTTTTGTTGCACCACTGAATCTCGGAACTGAAATCAACTCAGTTATCAGCCAGGCCTCTATCAATAGGCAAATGGTTGTGAAAAAGAATACTAATGAGGCTGTAACCTGTGTTGGAAACACTTGTGCAGCTAAAAATGAATTGATCAAGAGCGATTTCCTTCTTGTACACCAGAGGCAGCTAGAAAGCAGGTGTGCCAAGAGGAAGAAAGCTGAAGATGAGCATGCAATTAGCTGTGAAAAAACATCCTTCAACAAAGAGAACTCTATGCCCTTTCGATCAGATGTTCAGCATATTAATGGGGAACATACAGTTGATAAGCCCTTGGATCTGTCTGATCGCTTCTCTGGAGTTCGTTgtcaagagaaaaaacaaggaagTGAGGAGACCTGTAAAAATAGACTGAAACAGGTGACTCTGCATGACATTTTTTCACAGCTAGGGAAGCCCATTCCTGAAGGTTCGTCATCCATTCAAAATGCCAACAATGAGAGTTCTTTGTTTGGCAGAGATTTACAAGAGGAATCCTATGGACAAGAGGCAATGCTGGAAAAAACATTCCCCGATAAGAAAAACCAAATCCAAATGAAAGAAGAAGTTCCTCCCTTCAAAATTGCACCAATGCCAAGTTCTCCAGAGACAGAGCAACTTTTTGATGATGTGGAG GTTGTCAGTGGCCATGTACCAcatagaaagaaaacaaggacAGGACATGGAGAGTCTGAACCAGCATCTGTACTTCAACCAAACCCTTGTAGACTAtcaaaaaataaagcactgcAAAATGAGCAAG ACCCGAAAGATAAACCTTCTTTAGAAAACCTCCAGTGGTGCATAGACCCAGGAGCTGACCTTTCACAGTACAAAATGGACGTTACTGTGATTGATACAAAG ggTGGTTCTCAATCAAGAGTCGGAGGGGAAGTTGTTGATATGGATTATACATATGTTAGTGAAAGTgtgctgttaaaaatgaaaaatcaagagCAAAACCAGGAAAGCAGTCcaa gaggagaaaaaaaaaagaatgatacCTTAGCAGAAATGTTTGATCGGACAACCTATGAAGAATATGAATCCTGCCTACCAGAAGACAGTCCTTCTGCATGTGACCAAAAAGAAACTCTTCATGATGAAGAGCAGGATAAGGGAATAACAGCAGCAAGCAAGAAGCTAAAGA AACATGAGGATAAACAAGATAAagccaagcagaaagcttttgtgGAGCCCTATCTCAAAAGTGATGAAAG aaagaatacTGTGTTAGATTTTCCTCATATTGAGGTTATtcgaaaaaaagaagaaagaaaaaaattgcttggCCATACTTGTAAGGAATGTGAAATA TATTATGCAGACATtccagaagaagagagagaaaagaaactaGCTTCCTGTTCAAGACACAGATTTCGATACATTCCTCCAAATACTCCTGAAAACTTCTGGGAGGTGGGATTTCCTTCCACCCAAACTTGTATGGAAAGAG